One region of Emys orbicularis isolate rEmyOrb1 chromosome 4, rEmyOrb1.hap1, whole genome shotgun sequence genomic DNA includes:
- the SIVA1 gene encoding apoptosis regulatory protein Siva, translating to MPKRSCPFGDTAPLQLKTRVGLRELSRGALGEKYRRELFEKTKELLFRGAQAYMDSMWKGNTAGTCTVADFPGALKDARETCTRDSWNGQMLIGQDGKLLRHSQAMEKTPPAGVSKACSSCIRTVDIKEACTQCDRFVCQSCSKLCKCCNAVACSLCSIIDYSDTGEQVLCNGCSMFEA from the exons ATGCCGAAGCGCTCCTGCCCCTTCGGGGACACGGCCCCGCTGCAGCTGAAAACCCGCGTGGGGCTGCGGGAGCTGAGCCGGGGCGCCCTGGGCGAGAAGTACCGGCGGGAGCTCTTCG AGAAGACCAAGGAGCTACTCTTCCGAGGGGCCCAGGCCTACATGGATAGCATGTGGAAGGGAAACACAGCAGGGACCTGCACAGTCGCCGACTTTCCAGGGGCACTTAAAGATGCGCGGGAAACTTGTACAAGGGACAGTTGGAACGGACAAATGCTCATTGGGCAAGATGGAAAACTACTGAGGCATTCCCAAGCAATGGAGAAGA CTCCACCAGCGGGAGTTTCCAAAGCTTGTTCCTCCTGCATAAGAACTGTTGACATCAAAGAAGCTTGCACACAGTGTGATCGTTTCGTATGCCAGAGTTGCAGCAAACTCTGCAAGTGCTGTAATGCTGTTGCCTGTTCCTTGTGTTCGATTATTGA TTACAGTGATACTGGCGAGCAAGTTCTCTGCAATGGCTGCTCAATGTTTGAAGCCTGA